The genomic segment TCGGCGGCACGCTGGAGGCCGGGCCACGGCCCGGCGGCGGCTTCCGGATCAGCGCGGTGCTGCCCCTCAAGACGGGACGCTGACGCACCCGGCGCCCCCCGCCGTCCCGCCCCACCGGGTCATCCCCGCCGACTCCCAGAAGCCGATTTCCAGCAGAAGAGGACCAGAACACGATGGCGATCCGCGTAATGCTCGTCGACGACCAGGTGCTGTTGCGCACCGGTTTCCGCATGGTGCTGCAGGCCCAGCCCGACATGGAGGTCGTCGCGGAGGCGGGCGACGGCGCGGAGGCGATCGAGGTGCTGCGCTCCACCAAGGTGGACGTGGTGCTGATGGACGTCCGCATGCCGCGCCTCGACGGTGTCGAGGCGACCCGCCAGATCTGCGGCGGCCCGGACCGCAAGCCGGACGACGGCGGCCCGCGGGTGCTCATCCTCACCACCTTCGACCTGGACGAATACGCCTTCTCGGCGCTCAAGGCGGGCGCCAGCGGCTTCATGCTCAAGGACGTCCCGCCGGACGAGCTGCTGGGCGCGATCCGTTCCGTGCACAGCGGGGACGCAGTCGTCGCCCCGAGCACCACCCGCCGGCTGCTGGACCGCTTCACGCCGATGCTGCCCAGCTCCGGCGCCCCGGACAACACGGCGGTGAACCGGCTGACCGAGCGCGAGCGCGAGGTGCTGCTGCTCGTCGCCCAGGGGCTGTCGAACGGTGAGATCGCGCGGAAGCTGGTGCTGTCCGAGGCGACGGTGAAGACCCACGTCGGCCGGATCCTCACCAAGCTCGATCTGCGCGACCGCGTCCAGGCGGTGGTGCTGGCCTACGAGACGGGCCTGGTGCGCGCCGGCACCGGCGGCCACTAGGGTCTGTCGTCTGGATCTCCGCGACGCCGTGGAGATCCAGACGACAGGCCCTAGCCGCCTGGTCGCCGTAGCCCGCGGCTCCAGCTCTGTCGTCAGCCGTCGTCGCGCAGGACCAGCGCCGGCAGCCCCGGGAAGCGCTGGTCGAACTCCGCCCGGCGCAGCCGGTTGACGCGCTTGGGTCCCTGGTCGCGCCGCTCGATCAGCCCGGCCGTGCGCAGTACTGCGAAGTGGTGGCTGAGCGCGGCCTTGCCGACGGGCACGTCGAAGGTTCCGCAGGTCCGCTCCCAGTCGCCGGCCGGCGGAGTCGGCACGGTCGCCGGGCAGGTCGCCCGGCTCGGTGGGGCGGGCGCGGTCTACGGGGTCGTGTCGCGGCAGGCCGCGGAGGCGCACCGGCTCATGGACACCCGCACCACCACCGGCAAGCTGCTGCCGCGCGTCGCGGGGGAATGACGCGCGGGAGGCCTGCCGGCGGCGGGGCGCGTGCGGCAGCGGGGATCGGCCGCCGTCAGGCGTCCAGGCGCTCCACGAACGCCCGCACCGCCTCCGCGACGTCGTCCACCGTCCACTCCAGCGCCGACGCGGCCACCGTCACCTCGGTCACCGACATCCCCGGCACCTCGCTGTCGAACCACTTGCCGAACACGACGGACTTCGTCTCCAGGGCCTGCCGCAGCCCGGCCGCGTCCAGTACCGAGGCCGGGTACGGCAGCCACACCTGGAACTGGTGGGTGAAGGGCACCGGGGGGTTGATCCGGAAGAACGGCACCGCGCCCTCGAGGCCGTCCCGCAGCCCCTCCACGACGTTCTTCGCGTGCGCCACGTACGAGGGCAGCCGCGGCAGTTCGTTGTCCAGTCCGGCCAGCGCGGCGAGCACCGTCGGGAACTGCTGGAACGGCAGCCCGCCGTACCGGTGGCGCCAGGCCTTCGCCTCCGCGATCAGGTCCGCAGGGCCGGCGAGCACCGCGCCCGCGATGCCGTCGAGCGACTTGTAGAACGACACGTAGACGCTGTCCGCGAGGTCCGCGATCTCCGCCAGGGAGTGTCCGAAGTGCGGCGGGCACTCCCACAGCCGGGCGCCGTCGAAGTGCACCACGGCGTCCCGGTCGCGCGCGGCGGCCACCGTCGCGGTCAGCTCCTCCCAGGTGGGCAGCTGGAAGCCCGCGTCGCGCAGCGGCAGCTCCAGCATCAGCGTGCCGAACGGTTCGTCGAGGTTCCTGATCTCCTCCGCGGTCGGCATCCGGGGCGCGGTCGTCGGATGGACGGTGCGCAGCCCGCTCACCACCGAGAGGGCGTCGCGCTCATGCACCTCCGGATGGGCCAGCGGGTGCAGCGCGACCGACGGGTTGCCCGTCCGGCCCGCCCAGCACCGCAGGGCCACCTGCTGCGCCATCGTGCCGGTCGGGAAGAACGCCGCGGCCTCCAGGCCCAGCAGCTCCGCCACCCGCTGCTCCAGCGTGGCGACGACGCCGTCGCCGTACATGTCCAGCGGAAGGTCCAGGTCGTACGCGGCCGCGCTCTCGGCCACCAGGCGCTCCAGCCG from the Streptomyces sp. RKAG293 genome contains:
- a CDS encoding response regulator transcription factor is translated as MAIRVMLVDDQVLLRTGFRMVLQAQPDMEVVAEAGDGAEAIEVLRSTKVDVVLMDVRMPRLDGVEATRQICGGPDRKPDDGGPRVLILTTFDLDEYAFSALKAGASGFMLKDVPPDELLGAIRSVHSGDAVVAPSTTRRLLDRFTPMLPSSGAPDNTAVNRLTEREREVLLLVAQGLSNGEIARKLVLSEATVKTHVGRILTKLDLRDRVQAVVLAYETGLVRAGTGGH
- a CDS encoding beta-eliminating lyase-related protein; the protein is MGNAIDDEKAARLAAVRACDRVLSGGKRPLMRERLERLVAESAAAYDLDLPLDMYGDGVVATLEQRVAELLGLEAAAFFPTGTMAQQVALRCWAGRTGNPSVALHPLAHPEVHERDALSVVSGLRTVHPTTAPRMPTAEEIRNLDEPFGTLMLELPLRDAGFQLPTWEELTATVAAARDRDAVVHFDGARLWECPPHFGHSLAEIADLADSVYVSFYKSLDGIAGAVLAGPADLIAEAKAWRHRYGGLPFQQFPTVLAALAGLDNELPRLPSYVAHAKNVVEGLRDGLEGAVPFFRINPPVPFTHQFQVWLPYPASVLDAAGLRQALETKSVVFGKWFDSEVPGMSVTEVTVAASALEWTVDDVAEAVRAFVERLDA